The DNA window GCGTAAGTCTCGCTAGCAAATGACTTGTGATTTTCTTTAATCAAATCATTGCCTTaatgagtaatttaacattttcggtatcttggtttgtttttagttttccaTTATTTCGTTTTATGTAATATGAAATAGAATAACTTTATTAACAATTTCGATGCTTCCCAGgacaaaaatgcaaataatgCTTGTTccggttttatttttttagatcggaaatgtgattttttttttcattgcaggTAGCAAAACAGGTCCCACAGAGGCGATGAGGAAGTAGTCTCACTGATTCGTTCGCTGACAAAAAAGTAAGTGTCTTTTCATTTTAGCTCACGAGATGTATATTTGACAATAAACGCGTTGGTTCATTTTTACGCGACTGAAGTAAAGAGCAGCGTTGGCCCGTAGATGTTAGCTAACACAGTCAGGGTTTTAGAGCCCAGCCCATCACGATTGTGAATGTTGTCAGCAGTATGAATGATGGAGCAGGCGAGGCTTTACAAATAACGAGGCTCTGGTAGTGGTTACGTGGTTACGAGGGCTGTTCGTACTGTGTTCTAGCAGTGTTACTGTACTAGATAATGCTGATAATAAGATTCAGTGTAAGGTTTGGGGGGTAGATTGCTCAGGGTATCAAGTGCCTGGTTGATAAGCATCTGCTTTGTATTACACAGAGGTTAGGCCTTTGTTTAAGACACATTCCACGACCATTTCCACACAGTATCTGATATGTCCTTGTACGTACAAATCTTAATCCTTCTGTAGTTAAGTTATAGATCTATTATAATGTGCAGGGCAAAATGCAGGTCTCACTGATGGGTATTTTGCCTGAAACATATCATTTCAAGTATCTGCAAACTAAAGAActgcaaaacatgtttgtcagtgtcttaagtttgtgtgtgtgttcgcgTTTGGTACACTGTAGGTTTCCCAGAATTCCCAGCAGCCATGAAGCTTCGATTGCACTTCGTGGTGGACCCTATGGGCTGGCTGTGCATCAGTGTGGTATTTGGGATCTGGCTCTACAACACCTTTTTTGTTCCCAAACTGGTTCTGTTTCCACACTACAATGAGGGACACATTCCTTGGGCCATTGTTGTTTGTGAGTTTCCTTACCTTTTGTGTTGACacgtgaaaaactgaaaatgagtttCTTTGGAAATTGGAAATGAATGTGCCCGATCACACCTCATCAGTGGAATTAAAACACACTGTATTTCTTTAGGTTACTACATAGCATCAGGACTCTGCCTAGCAGCACTGTTCAGAGCTTCCACAGCAGATCCAGGCCGTCTTCCTGCGGACCCACACATACCTCATGCTGGTAAATGCTTTTCTCACTGCTTACCGCTTGTTTGTATATGTCCAGTTTGTCTGTTACTCCGGTACCGACTAGCAGTATCAACTCTCTTCGGATCGATGATTGTTACATAGTGtttgttgtctttgtgtttcagaGAGAGAGCACTGGGAGTTGTGCAATAAGTGCAACTTAATGAGACCTAAACGGTCGCACCACTGCAGTCGCTGTGGCCACTGTGTGCGCAGGATGGACCATCACTGTCCCTGGTAATCATACACGAACACCTACTCTCATGCTCCCATCCATTCTTGTTTATTCAATTACTGAGATTTGAAAGCTTATTTAATGACTGAACATATCATAGCATGCCATGTGTGTCCACTGCTGTGATAAAGAAATATGTGATCACTTGCTAAATGCACTTTATTTCCTTTGCAGGATTAATAACTGTGTGGGAGAGGACAACCACTGGCTCTTCCTGCAGCTGTGTTTCTATGCTCAGGTCCTCAGCTTATTCACGCTGGTGCTGGACTTCTGTCAGTACTATTACTTCCAGCCTCTGACAGGACTAGACCAGGTAGGTCCATgggattgtttttaaaagttggcCTCTACTCATTTCCAGCTTCATAATTTTATTCTCTGCTGAGTAACTTTAAACATAGGGATATCTGCCCACACCTACATCACAGAGAGCCAAGAGTATAAAAAATGACTTTTCTTCTACAGCGATTGATGTTCATActctgacctcattatttgaaactttggccaTGTTTATTATGAGATTTAGCTACACTAATGGAAAACTATAAACAttcatatttgacagtgggaaAATCAGCAAATGGAACTTTAAGATGATAAGAGGTTTTCACAACAAATGGCACTGTTCTCTTTCACTCAGGAAAAGTTCACTACACGTCACGAACTGGCTCTGCTGCGAATCTCTGCGCTAATGGGCGTGGTCATGTTTGGAGGCATGTCTTCTTTGTTTTACACACAGATGACTGGCATCCTCTCAGTGAGTACTGAGTAAAGACTTATTTTCTCGTTTCAGCTGACAGTTTAAGTTCTCCACCCATTTCCTGCTGCCATCGTCTTGATGCGATTATGTCTTTAACTAATTAAATGCGGCTAATATTTCCAAGCTAAGTGTTGAATATCAGTTTGTAGGATCAGTAAATGCGTCATTCACAGCGTTATTCAGCTTGCATGTCCTCTTGAAAGCAAGTTgaagacaaaaaagaagaaaaatgatgtAGCAGCTTCAGACAAAACAACATGACATGGTGTACAGAAATAAAACGATCAATGCCAGTAATGCAGCGATCGATAGGAAAGAATCAGGGGAGAAAGTGTGCACATGAGTGCGTTCATATTACTATAAACCACAACAGCAACATGTTCATCTGCCATACCTCTGCTGACATGAAtaaacatttcatttattaaatagTTTGGCAGGTCTGTGAAAAGATGTTAtctgaaatgttttaaaatgagtCACTCATGTTGCATTTTTCTTGTCTTACAGGATATGACCACCATCGAGAAAATGGCTCACTTTTCAAATGAAACGTAAGTTCCGTTTCTTCTTATAGCAGGAATAGCTGCGTCAGAGGAATAGGCCGATCTTTTGGGAGATAAATCTATCGTATGTGTAGAGACCAGCCATTTACATAGCATACCAAAGGCGAAGCAGAAGGGAACTTGTGGTTTCAAAACGGGAGTGACAGATCAGTGggggatttttcattttttattttttgcagtgtCACTCTCCTTCTTTTATATGCAATCTATGATCCTCGTTCACTTTTTGGCAGACAGTTTGGTACAAAAAGGATTTTTACTTGAACAATTACCTGTTTTTTCTTATCAGATATGGCGCAAAGAGATCCTGGCAGTGGGCGCTAGCTGAAGTTTGTGGCACTCGCTGGAAACTCCTTTGGCTCATCCCACTCCGAAGCAGACAGCCACTTAACGCCAGCCACCAGTTCCGCTCACACGTGTAGGCCGGTAGCGCTCCCACCTGCACAGATGGTAGGAGCTGCCCTGATGAAACACTGTATACACACCTAAGAATCCATCTGCTCGCCTTCACCATCCTCTTTTGTGCTACGAGAGCTGGGCAGCAGTCTTGGTTTTTCAGTGGATATgccaagttttttttgtttttttccctttgcctTTCTCTACAAGGCCCAGACTGGCAGAAAACAGGGTCAAGAAACACCTTTGGGAGTAATgggaaatgttgtgtttttaactcaCTGTGACTGCTACTTTAAGCATTTGGAAACCACTTTTTCTGGCTAATTGCAAAAGAAGGATGGAGGTTTTCATCTGAAAGCAGCTGGCAAAGGAACCCCCCCTCTCAGGTTACTTTAATAAAGAGCCTTGACTACTGACCTTTAATCATCTACAGACGGAACAACGGTTATTTTAGTGTGTCTATTAGACTGGCGTTTTTTTGTAAGAAGTTTGTGCCTTGTTTCTTTTAGCGATCCTCttaatttgtgtgtttgtttgatgttttcCAGCTACTTCTAGTTTGgaagctttttttatttttttgtattgtgtttgtttatttataattttttgtAAAGGGATCTGTCTATTATCAGCGATGTTCTTTTGCTGTTTATAATTTGAGGATTTGTAAATCATTTggggtttgttgttgttttttttaaatttgggaTTGTTCTATGAAGAAGTACTCTGTGAACCATTAATTTACGAAGAATGAAGCAGAACAAAGTTGATAATTTGAATGACAATTTGTAGTCCTTTTTATAACAAATAGGCAGCCTGGTATGAACCTGTGTTATGGAGAGCAGTTAATTCCCACTTTCCTATGGCAAAAATCCACATTAGAAACGAGCTTATACAATCAATGTTGTATGTTGTGGTCAGATTGCTGCATAATCAAGAATATAACATTCCTTGGCCAATTAATGTAATGACTTGATTACAACATTGTATTACTTTGTTTTAGAAGGCATTTAGGTGTCATGTTCTGCCTTCAAAGATAACTTAAATCAAGCTGCCTTTCTTAAATGCCTAGTTTAACCTCATGCCCCACTTATGTTTGCAAATGTGAAACTATAGCTGGCAGctagttagcttagcttagcatgatgtaaactgtgtaaacataaacaactaacatttttttaaatacttaaaaaaaatattttaagtcagTAAGATAAATCCTAGCAGTTGGTGAGATTTTCTTGGATAACACCAAGCTAACAAGCTAATTTTAGTTTATGGTCTTAAAGCTAGGTAGCTTTAAGATCACAGCTACTGGCTAGTTTTGCTTAACGCTAAGCTAAACCAGGTAGCTACTGGCTAGTTTAGCTAAGTTACATGGCTTGCTTATAGCCTCATAGTACCTGAAGGATGTAGAAGTGATATCAGTTTTGTTTACACCATGATTTTCCCCCAAATGTTTGCCTTTTCCTTTAAGTCAGTCTGTTTAGCTAAAATGTATGTACAGTACAATCTGTTAGCAAAAACAACTtgaccaatttttttttaaaatttagacTGTTGACAATATAATTTCTAATTGATATTTACCAtatttttgctgctgctgctgtaggtCTTAAATGGATCTGAACACGCAAACTTTGTTAATGCTGTCAGCAAAACTGGCAGATTAGCCTACTTGTGGTGACTTACAGCTAGTTAACCCTTGACAAGACATTGGCAACTTATTTATGGTGGTTTTACTGTAAGTGCGTGGAACTGTTTAGAGATTTTATTGACTTCATTAATGAGATACTTAAGGTAATGATAGTACTAGCATTGCGTGGTTGTCTTCAATACTTGGCAATCTCTTAGCTAAACCTGTATGTAAACAAAGCTTGTCACGTGTTGGGAAATAGTACAATATCCAAGTAGTTGTAAGTGCCTGTCTACTTTATTTCATTGTTATTTACTGTCACAGTCTATAATCATCGTTGTATGGCTGTCTACAAGCCAAAGACCTGGGGAAATGTTGCAATAGTCATCAAGCATACAGTAAGTGCATGTTTCACCAAATTTCTGAAGGTAGCGGTTCAATATTATGCACTGAATTTCACATTCGCACACAGTCTCGTTTTATTGCGATCGTGGTACTTATGAAAGGAAgtcttttttcatatttatgatGTGTTCAGGTTGTTTGCATTTGCATGAATGTGTATTATTGATGactctgtgatttttttataaTGCATATTCAGGTTCctgggtgtctgtgtgtgtttttattattattttggggTCGGTTTAATGAGGAGATACATTTGCATGATtggcacttttttgttttttgttatcatttttgaAGCAATAAGCATTGTGTATCAGTAAAGCCATCTTTTAGTGAAATTCCGACATGTAGTGTGAAATTTATGAACTAGTGGATGGGTTTCAGTCATCACTCCTGAACCAGTAATTACACGACTTGAACATCTGTCCTTATTTCAGTAAACCTCTGCAGCACACACTGGTGTGTGTTTATTGTCAGCTAATAGTTAGTTAAGTAATCGATTAACAATATGTTGGCCTCTACAGCTCATGTTGATTATACTGGAATAGCTGAAATGAATTCTTTTGAGTCGTAACCTGCAGCAAGCTGTAGGTTTAAATATTtctaatatgttttttttttcccctctcagctgccatctggcACCCCCAGATCTCTAAATCCATGCATCttgttcattttcagtttttttaaatgagtttaCAGGCCTTATTTTGTTTAATTCTGACCTCAAACAGTGGAACTGTTATGTTTTGTAAGTTAATTTGTTACTCCATAAATATGTTTCTTTATGTTTAGGAAGCCTATGACAAGTTGCCAATTTATTATGTTACAAAAGTACTATTGTGATTATAAAAGGTATATAGGTATTCATATTCAAATAAATTTGATTCTGAACAAATTtgtgtaatttgtttttttgtgctttttcacCTACATCTTTGCTTCATCTgaagcctcttttttttttagaattaaAGTTAGTTGAGAAGTTAGTGTAGCACATGATGGCTAAATGGCATTTATCAAAGGAAAACGTTGCTTGTAAGAGATGGAAaggaggtttttatttttttgtttaccaGAGATCAAAGAGGCCAGATTacttcaagctgataggaaggcaggAGTAACTGAAATAACCGCTTGTTCCAACCATGGTATGcagaagaccatctctgaaccTTTTAGCAGATGGGCTAGTGCAGGAACTGAGCCCACAATCCACAACAcaattggacaacagaagattggaaaatgTTGCTCGGTCTGACGAGTCTCaatttataatgc is part of the Maylandia zebra isolate NMK-2024a linkage group LG3, Mzebra_GT3a, whole genome shotgun sequence genome and encodes:
- the zdhhc21 gene encoding palmitoyltransferase ZDHHC21 isoform X2, with the translated sequence MKLRLHFVVDPMGWLCISVVFGIWLYNTFFVPKLVLFPHYNEGHIPWAIVVCYYIASGLCLAALFRASTADPGRLPADPHIPHAEREHWELCNKCNLMRPKRSHHCSRCGHCVRRMDHHCPWINNCVGEDNHWLFLQLCFYAQVLSLFTLVLDFCQYYYFQPLTGLDQDMTTIEKMAHFSNETYGAKRSWQWALAEVCGTRWKLLWLIPLRSRQPLNASHQFRSHV
- the zdhhc21 gene encoding palmitoyltransferase ZDHHC21 isoform X1, with amino-acid sequence MKLRLHFVVDPMGWLCISVVFGIWLYNTFFVPKLVLFPHYNEGHIPWAIVVCYYIASGLCLAALFRASTADPGRLPADPHIPHAEREHWELCNKCNLMRPKRSHHCSRCGHCVRRMDHHCPWINNCVGEDNHWLFLQLCFYAQVLSLFTLVLDFCQYYYFQPLTGLDQEKFTTRHELALLRISALMGVVMFGGMSSLFYTQMTGILSDMTTIEKMAHFSNETYGAKRSWQWALAEVCGTRWKLLWLIPLRSRQPLNASHQFRSHV